A genomic stretch from Bacillota bacterium includes:
- a CDS encoding aminoacyl-tRNA hydrolase: MKIIVGLGNPGKKYEQTRHNAGFWVIDELARRMSVSLNSKKFHSIIAEGHYLDEKVILVKPQTFMNLSGTAVQAIVRYWPIDLSDLLVIYDDLDLEPYRIRMRAEGSSGGHKGMQSIINQLQSQAFPRLKIGIGRPEGPMSVPDYVLAKISDEEMRTYQDVVARCADAVEVWISSGIEQAMNQYNSSRK, translated from the coding sequence GTGAAAATAATTGTAGGATTAGGCAATCCGGGTAAAAAATATGAGCAGACCAGACATAATGCTGGTTTTTGGGTTATAGACGAACTTGCCCGCAGGATGAGCGTTAGCCTGAATAGCAAGAAATTTCACTCAATTATTGCGGAAGGGCATTATTTGGACGAAAAAGTAATTTTAGTCAAGCCCCAGACCTTTATGAATCTCAGCGGCACAGCGGTACAAGCGATTGTGAGGTACTGGCCGATTGATTTATCTGATCTGCTGGTGATTTATGACGATCTGGACCTAGAACCTTACCGGATCCGGATGAGAGCAGAAGGCAGCAGCGGCGGGCACAAAGGAATGCAGAGCATTATCAATCAGCTGCAGAGCCAAGCCTTTCCTCGTCTGAAAATCGGGATCGGCAGACCGGAGGGTCCAATGTCTGTACCTGATTATGTGCTGGCAAAAATTTCTGATGAAGAAATGCGCACCTATCAAGATGTAGTTGCCCGGTGTGCTGATGCTGTGGAAGTATGGATCAGCTCCGGTATTGAGCAGGCCATGAATCAATATAATAGTAGCAGGAAATGA
- the glmU gene encoding bifunctional UDP-N-acetylglucosamine diphosphorylase/glucosamine-1-phosphate N-acetyltransferase GlmU: protein MTRGRTLLTSAIILAAGQGQRMKSDLPKPLHKVCGVPMVKLIVDNVCAAGFDRVYLVVGHAGEQVRQAVPDIEYVVQEEQLGTGHAVDQCRQVLTDFDGPVLVTYADTPLFRAETFKAILDFHQKQRAAATVITAEFADPTGYGRVIRDDQGYIERIVEDKDASEAEQQIKEINTGTYCFDSKLLFKYLAEITPDNAQAEYYLPDVIPLMIRDGHTAAAYLLEDPEESIGVNDRVQLAQADRILRERICREHMLNGVTIINPEQTYIEPNCEIGRDTVIYPNTYLQRGTKIGNSCLVGPNVRLDAAELGDHVTIEQSIVLESSIGSETTVGPFAYIRPGTAIGSKCRIGDFVEVKNSQVADQSKIPHLSYVGDAVVGSKVNIGCGVITANYDGKHKHQTVIEDSSFIGCNSNLVAPVKVHRGAFVAAGSTITKDVPAESLAIGRARQVNKEGWNKTEG from the coding sequence ATGACGAGGGGGAGAACATTGCTCACAAGCGCGATCATATTGGCCGCAGGGCAGGGTCAGCGGATGAAATCAGATCTTCCCAAACCACTGCATAAAGTCTGCGGAGTCCCGATGGTGAAGTTGATCGTTGATAATGTCTGTGCTGCCGGGTTTGATCGAGTTTACTTGGTGGTTGGACACGCGGGTGAACAGGTACGCCAGGCAGTTCCGGATATCGAATATGTGGTTCAGGAAGAGCAATTGGGTACCGGACACGCTGTTGATCAGTGCCGTCAGGTCCTGACAGATTTTGATGGTCCAGTGTTAGTTACCTACGCGGACACACCTCTGTTCCGCGCTGAAACATTCAAAGCAATTCTAGATTTTCATCAAAAGCAGCGGGCTGCTGCGACAGTTATTACAGCTGAATTTGCAGATCCGACAGGTTATGGACGAGTAATCAGGGATGATCAGGGGTATATCGAGCGGATTGTTGAGGATAAAGATGCCTCTGAAGCTGAACAGCAAATCAAAGAGATCAATACCGGAACATACTGCTTTGACAGTAAGCTGCTGTTCAAATATTTAGCCGAAATCACGCCCGATAATGCCCAGGCAGAGTACTATCTGCCGGACGTAATACCACTGATGATCCGTGATGGACATACAGCTGCTGCGTATCTGCTCGAGGATCCGGAAGAATCAATTGGTGTAAATGACCGGGTTCAGCTTGCACAAGCGGATCGGATTCTGAGAGAGCGGATCTGTCGGGAGCATATGCTGAACGGGGTTACAATTATTAATCCGGAGCAGACCTATATCGAGCCGAATTGTGAAATCGGACGCGATACGGTGATTTATCCAAACACTTATCTGCAGCGGGGCACTAAAATCGGCAACAGCTGCCTAGTTGGTCCCAATGTACGTTTAGATGCGGCAGAACTTGGAGATCATGTTACTATAGAACAATCGATAGTGCTTGAAAGCAGTATCGGCAGTGAGACAACAGTAGGGCCTTTTGCCTACATTCGTCCCGGCACTGCCATCGGTTCCAAATGCAGAATTGGAGACTTTGTGGAAGTTAAGAACAGTCAAGTTGCGGATCAAAGTAAAATCCCCCATTTATCCTATGTTGGCGATGCAGTTGTAGGCTCAAAGGTGAACATCGGCTGCGGAGTAATCACCGCTAATTATGATGGCAAGCACAAGCATCAAACTGTTATTGAAGACAGTAGTTTTATTGGCTGCAATTCAAATTTGGTGGCTCCGGTTAAGGTCCACCGAGGAGCGTTTGTTGCTGCCGGATCAACCATAACTAAGGATGTGCCGGCCGAAAGCCTGGCAATTGGAAGAGCGCGACAGGTTAATAAAGAGGGATGGAATAAGACGGAGGGCTAG
- a CDS encoding NTP transferase domain-containing protein, whose translation MRVDAIVLAGAKNDGKLQEISSCQYEALIEINSKPMLSYVISALKKSAQIGKIVVIGYPEFRDYLDEDIILLECGESLVDNIEIGMDYLGARNHVLVVTSDIPMLTCEAVDDFIKRCQGYTEDLFYPIVSKTANDQVYPGVKRTYVQLKDGIYTGGNMVLMTPEFIRDARHVIHHVVRLRKKPFQIVRLLGLRFLIKFVLRRLTIAEVESRVQNLFGINAKAVITAYPQIGTDVDKPTDLELAQRVLHQNQIKEA comes from the coding sequence ATGCGGGTGGATGCGATCGTCCTTGCAGGTGCGAAAAATGATGGGAAGCTGCAGGAAATCAGTTCTTGCCAGTACGAAGCACTGATTGAGATTAACAGCAAACCGATGCTCAGCTATGTGATCAGTGCTCTGAAAAAATCAGCGCAGATCGGAAAAATAGTTGTGATCGGATATCCTGAATTCCGGGATTACCTGGATGAGGATATTATCCTGCTGGAATGCGGCGAATCGCTGGTGGACAATATCGAAATCGGTATGGATTATTTAGGAGCGCGGAATCATGTGCTGGTGGTCACCTCTGATATTCCGATGCTGACTTGCGAGGCAGTAGATGATTTTATCAAGCGCTGTCAAGGCTATACTGAAGATTTATTTTACCCAATCGTAAGCAAAACCGCTAATGATCAAGTATATCCGGGTGTAAAGAGAACTTATGTTCAGCTTAAGGACGGTATTTATACAGGCGGGAACATGGTGTTGATGACGCCTGAGTTTATCCGGGATGCCCGGCATGTGATTCACCATGTAGTCAGACTGCGGAAAAAGCCGTTTCAAATTGTAAGGCTTTTGGGACTGCGATTTTTAATCAAGTTTGTGCTGCGGCGGTTGACCATTGCCGAAGTAGAGAGCCGGGTTCAGAACCTTTTTGGGATTAATGCTAAAGCAGTTATCACCGCTTATCCCCAGATCGGTACCGACGTTGATAAACCCACCGATTTGGAATTAGCCCAACGAGTTCTGCATCAAAACCAGATCAAGGAGGCATAG
- a CDS encoding 50S ribosomal protein L25 produces MANYQLAAEVRTAFGTNAVKKLRREKLVPGNVYGRNNDNVHLLVAERELEKAIQSGEPLIDLAVGGEKKIVLIKDLQRDFVRGTIDHVDFYEVSMDKPVDTTVFVVLTGEEERESDGGLVNLVMRELNISCLPMDIPENITIDVSQMVIGDTITVSDLDLGGKITVNQDPDEVIVTVAAPTKVEESAEDEEAEVEAAEEAEAEAEAEE; encoded by the coding sequence ATGGCAAATTACCAACTTGCAGCGGAAGTACGCACCGCTTTTGGTACCAATGCTGTCAAGAAACTTCGTCGCGAAAAATTAGTTCCCGGTAATGTGTATGGACGCAATAATGACAATGTCCATTTGTTAGTTGCAGAGCGGGAATTGGAAAAGGCCATTCAATCCGGAGAACCTCTGATTGACTTAGCTGTTGGTGGCGAGAAAAAGATTGTTTTGATTAAAGACCTGCAGCGTGATTTTGTCAGAGGCACCATCGACCATGTCGATTTCTATGAAGTTTCTATGGACAAACCTGTGGATACTACCGTATTTGTGGTACTTACAGGCGAGGAAGAACGGGAATCCGATGGCGGCTTAGTCAACTTAGTTATGAGAGAACTGAACATTTCTTGTCTGCCAATGGATATTCCGGAGAACATTACTATTGATGTATCGCAGATGGTAATCGGTGATACCATAACTGTCAGCGATCTTGATCTTGGCGGCAAAATTACTGTCAACCAGGATCCGGACGAAGTAATTGTCACAGTTGCTGCTCCGACTAAAGTTGAAGAGTCCGCAGAAGATGAAGAAGCCGAAGTTGAAGCTGCAGAAGAAGCAGAAGCAGAAGCTGAAGCAGAAGAATAA
- a CDS encoding uroporphyrinogen decarboxylase yields MKPIERVALTLQHKEADRVPVYPLLCGVSRKLVNASYPRWSTDMDVCAEAYEKVTEKFDLDVICTLIDLSVEAADFGQEIIYPENEAAHPNHNNYMLKNIADISSLQPISLKNATRMNGMVQLCDRLVKSKGKEVPVVAFVFGPLGVLSMMRGQSNLFMDIFDDPDAVKNGVAAVTETLLDYVDALAATGVNAIMLDTLFASQSIMSKAMWLEFEGQYVKRIAERIRKHGCQVMIHNCGNGIYFDAQIETMQPTAISYLHIPDDCQSHQEVKEKYGDKVTLIGHIPPTWLLTATREELEEECRREIDTYKAGGGFILATGCEYPANLGFEHAETIVRMAKEYGKY; encoded by the coding sequence ATGAAACCGATTGAAAGAGTAGCGTTAACACTTCAGCATAAAGAAGCCGATCGAGTTCCGGTTTATCCGCTTTTATGCGGCGTATCCAGAAAACTGGTGAATGCATCATATCCGCGCTGGAGCACCGATATGGATGTATGCGCTGAAGCCTATGAGAAGGTTACCGAGAAGTTCGATTTAGATGTTATCTGCACACTTATCGACCTTTCGGTAGAAGCTGCCGATTTTGGACAAGAAATTATTTATCCGGAAAACGAAGCAGCTCATCCCAATCATAACAACTATATGTTGAAAAATATCGCTGATATCAGCAGTCTGCAGCCGATCAGTTTAAAAAATGCCACCAGAATGAACGGCATGGTTCAGCTCTGCGACCGGTTAGTTAAGAGCAAGGGGAAAGAAGTACCGGTGGTAGCGTTTGTCTTTGGTCCTTTAGGCGTATTAAGCATGATGCGGGGACAGAGCAATCTGTTTATGGATATCTTTGATGATCCTGATGCTGTCAAGAATGGTGTGGCAGCTGTTACCGAAACACTGCTCGATTATGTCGATGCTCTGGCTGCTACAGGTGTAAACGCCATTATGCTCGATACCCTCTTCGCTTCTCAGTCGATCATGAGCAAAGCCATGTGGCTGGAATTTGAGGGCCAGTATGTAAAGCGGATTGCTGAGCGCATTCGTAAGCACGGCTGCCAGGTCATGATCCATAACTGCGGCAACGGCATTTATTTTGATGCTCAAATTGAAACCATGCAGCCAACAGCGATCTCGTACCTCCACATTCCCGACGACTGTCAATCCCACCAGGAAGTTAAGGAGAAATATGGAGACAAAGTAACCCTGATCGGACATATTCCGCCTACTTGGCTTTTAACTGCCACTCGAGAGGAACTTGAGGAAGAATGCCGCCGAGAAATTGATACTTACAAAGCGGGCGGTGGATTTATCCTGGCTACCGGATGTGAGTATCCAGCTAACTTAGGATTCGAGCACGCTGAGACGATCGTCAGAATGGCTAAGGAATACGGGAAGTATTAA
- the purR gene encoding pur operon repressor: MRRSQRIAVITKLLIDHPNQIFTLNEIATGIGSAKSTVSEDLAVIKSAFAEMKLGRIETITGAAGGVRYIPKLSKAALVERVEKICAKLEDPARILAGGFIYLNDLAADPTLIGEIGEMFADRFAGAEPEYVVTVETSGIPLAVMTARYLSVPLVVVRRTSRVSEGSVLTVNYVSGSSNRIQTMSLARRALPVGSRVLLVDDLMRAGGTLRGLTQLMAEFESEVVGMGVLIEMEGPAEKLVKDYVSFINLKQVDPVNHIVKAAPSAWIITNTEKKCGEE, translated from the coding sequence ATGCGGCGGAGCCAGCGAATCGCAGTCATTACCAAACTGCTGATTGATCATCCGAATCAAATATTTACTCTCAATGAAATTGCCACAGGGATCGGGTCCGCTAAATCTACAGTCAGTGAAGATTTAGCAGTTATTAAATCAGCGTTTGCCGAAATGAAACTGGGTAGGATTGAAACCATTACCGGCGCTGCCGGAGGAGTGCGGTACATACCAAAGCTGTCCAAAGCTGCGCTTGTGGAGCGGGTGGAGAAGATCTGCGCAAAACTGGAGGACCCTGCGCGAATTCTGGCAGGAGGCTTTATTTATCTGAATGATTTAGCTGCAGATCCCACCTTGATTGGGGAAATTGGCGAGATGTTTGCCGACCGGTTTGCAGGTGCGGAGCCGGAATATGTAGTAACTGTCGAAACATCAGGGATTCCTCTAGCGGTGATGACCGCCCGCTATTTGAGTGTTCCCTTGGTTGTGGTGAGGCGGACATCGCGGGTGAGCGAGGGTTCGGTTTTAACAGTCAACTATGTGTCCGGTTCATCGAATCGGATCCAGACGATGTCGCTAGCCCGCCGAGCACTGCCCGTGGGTTCCCGGGTGCTGCTCGTGGATGATTTAATGCGGGCAGGCGGTACACTGCGCGGCTTAACGCAGCTGATGGCCGAATTTGAATCTGAAGTTGTGGGTATGGGTGTGTTGATTGAGATGGAGGGGCCCGCAGAAAAACTAGTTAAAGATTATGTTTCTTTTATCAACCTTAAGCAGGTTGATCCAGTCAACCACATAGTTAAAGCCGCTCCATCGGCCTGGATTATCACTAATACAGAAAAGAAATGTGGGGAGGAATAA
- a CDS encoding ribose-phosphate pyrophosphokinase, whose translation MVNAYDKKLKIFTGNANPKLAASIAAHLGESLGQAEVGRFKDGEISIKIHETVRGYEVYIIQPTHKPTAENLMELLLLIDAMKRASAKMIAAVIPYYGYARQDRKTQPRDSIGAKLVANLLYAAGADRVVTMDLHADQIQGFFDIPVDNLRALPIIEDYLKSKQLDNYMVVAPDVGGVVRARKLANRLNCSIAIVDKRRPAANVSEVMNIIGSVEGKTCVLFDDMIDTGGTIVNAAAALMENGATEVYACATHAVFSGQAPEKLQESPLKEVIVTDTINIPEDRMFPKLKVLSVADLFAQAIRRIFEEQPVSKLFD comes from the coding sequence ATAGTTAATGCGTATGATAAAAAATTAAAGATTTTTACTGGAAACGCTAATCCTAAGTTAGCGGCAAGTATTGCTGCGCACCTGGGAGAATCATTGGGTCAAGCTGAAGTGGGCCGTTTTAAAGATGGTGAGATCAGCATTAAGATCCATGAAACTGTGCGCGGCTATGAAGTTTATATCATTCAGCCGACCCATAAGCCGACGGCTGAAAACCTGATGGAACTGCTGCTGTTAATCGATGCCATGAAGCGGGCATCAGCCAAGATGATTGCAGCAGTAATTCCTTATTACGGGTATGCCCGCCAAGATCGGAAAACCCAACCCCGGGATTCCATTGGCGCTAAGCTGGTAGCTAATCTTTTATATGCTGCCGGTGCAGACAGAGTAGTCACCATGGACCTCCATGCCGATCAAATTCAAGGCTTTTTTGACATCCCTGTAGACAATCTGCGGGCGCTGCCGATTATTGAAGACTACTTAAAATCAAAACAGCTTGACAATTACATGGTTGTAGCACCCGATGTGGGCGGAGTTGTGCGGGCTAGAAAGCTAGCCAATCGCCTCAACTGCTCCATAGCCATTGTGGACAAGCGTCGGCCTGCGGCCAATGTATCGGAAGTAATGAACATTATCGGCAGTGTCGAAGGCAAAACCTGCGTTTTATTTGATGATATGATTGACACAGGCGGAACAATTGTCAACGCTGCGGCAGCTCTGATGGAAAATGGCGCCACAGAAGTCTATGCGTGCGCTACCCACGCAGTATTTTCTGGACAAGCACCGGAGAAACTGCAGGAGAGCCCTCTCAAAGAGGTCATTGTAACCGATACAATTAACATCCCCGAAGATCGGATGTTCCCGAAACTGAAAGTGCTATCGGTTGCAGACCTCTTCGCACAGGCGATCAGACGCATCTTTGAAGAACAGCCTGTAAGCAAGCTGTTTGACTAA
- a CDS encoding DUF4445 domain-containing protein, whose product MKCRIKIHLDGRTETVHCESGAVLLEVLYQNGYNIYGPCGGRGSCGKCLVKIIGAQSDSKLRLACRTEVTGDLELELIPQQELKILAEDRGQDFRVDPYIKLETIYLAPPQIDDQRDYLSRINSMLGTRTAVPSALRSLSALEQQTDLSVVTAGDKIIDICSAKTPPPAYGIAVDIGTTTLVMYLIDLVSGEEVGVYACANPQSRFGGDVITRIDHAINQPHGTAKLADALVNALNTGISQLCDQHSLTREQIYHAVLVGNTVMLHTLLGVNPGSIAHAPYVPFFTDALELAAKDLNLAMNPDGIVELLPAVSSYVGADIIADLLVTDFNCDGWKLLVDIGTNGEIVLGNKDQIFACSAAAGPAFEGARIAFGMSGMPGAVASYRITNQNQIEYETIGGREPVGICGSGLVDIIAALYTNGWLTPTGAFENREELVEYREQPAYQIIPNYDIFLTQRDVREYQLAAGAVAAGIRILIQESGIELADVDRVYLAGGFGNYINPESAAALGLIPKELLARVEKIGNGAGAGAKRWLLDRSAKAEALELKRRIKYIELSARADFQEYFTDAMFFPDY is encoded by the coding sequence GTGAAATGCAGGATTAAGATCCATCTCGATGGGAGAACAGAAACGGTCCATTGTGAATCCGGTGCTGTTCTCCTCGAAGTTCTCTATCAGAATGGTTACAATATCTATGGTCCCTGCGGCGGCAGAGGAAGCTGCGGCAAGTGTCTGGTGAAAATAATCGGAGCTCAATCAGATTCAAAGCTGCGGCTTGCATGCAGAACCGAGGTTACCGGCGATTTAGAGCTGGAGTTAATTCCCCAGCAAGAGCTGAAGATCTTAGCAGAGGATAGGGGGCAGGACTTCCGGGTTGATCCTTATATTAAACTGGAGACCATTTATTTAGCTCCCCCACAAATTGATGATCAGCGAGATTACCTCAGCCGGATTAACTCCATGTTAGGAACAAGAACAGCTGTTCCTTCGGCTCTCAGGAGCCTGTCAGCCCTAGAACAGCAAACTGACTTATCCGTTGTAACTGCTGGCGATAAAATCATCGATATATGTTCAGCAAAAACCCCCCCTCCAGCTTATGGAATTGCGGTGGATATCGGTACCACCACGCTAGTCATGTATTTAATTGATTTGGTAAGCGGTGAGGAGGTGGGCGTCTATGCCTGCGCCAATCCCCAAAGCCGCTTTGGCGGTGATGTGATCACCCGGATTGATCATGCGATTAATCAGCCGCATGGAACCGCCAAGTTAGCAGATGCGCTGGTCAATGCCCTGAATACCGGGATTTCCCAGCTTTGTGATCAGCACAGCCTCACTCGGGAGCAGATTTATCATGCTGTTTTGGTTGGGAATACGGTGATGCTCCATACGCTTTTGGGAGTAAACCCCGGCAGCATTGCCCACGCTCCCTATGTTCCGTTCTTTACCGATGCTCTGGAGTTAGCAGCAAAAGATTTGAATCTAGCGATGAATCCAGATGGTATCGTAGAGCTCCTTCCGGCCGTGTCGAGCTATGTCGGCGCTGACATTATCGCGGATCTGCTGGTGACTGATTTTAACTGCGATGGATGGAAGCTCTTGGTGGACATCGGAACCAATGGCGAAATTGTCCTGGGCAACAAGGATCAGATATTTGCTTGCTCGGCGGCGGCAGGTCCGGCTTTTGAAGGTGCGCGAATTGCCTTCGGCATGAGTGGAATGCCTGGAGCTGTAGCTTCCTATCGGATCACTAACCAGAATCAGATTGAGTACGAGACTATCGGCGGAAGAGAGCCGGTCGGTATCTGCGGCTCGGGCTTGGTGGATATTATCGCGGCGCTGTACACAAACGGATGGCTGACCCCTACCGGAGCTTTCGAGAATAGGGAAGAGCTGGTTGAATACCGCGAGCAGCCCGCATACCAAATTATTCCCAACTATGATATTTTCCTGACCCAAAGGGATGTGCGGGAGTATCAGCTGGCAGCCGGTGCGGTTGCGGCAGGAATCAGGATCCTGATTCAAGAGTCCGGGATTGAATTGGCAGATGTCGACAGGGTTTATCTGGCGGGTGGTTTTGGCAACTACATCAATCCTGAAAGCGCTGCCGCCCTTGGCTTGATTCCGAAAGAGCTGCTAGCGCGGGTGGAGAAGATTGGCAATGGTGCTGGTGCGGGAGCTAAGCGCTGGCTGCTGGACCGCAGTGCTAAAGCGGAAGCATTAGAGCTCAAGCGGCGGATCAAATACATCGAATTGTCGGCACGGGCTGATTTCCAGGAATACTTTACCGATGCCATGTTCTTTCCCGATTATTAA